Proteins from a single region of Nakamurella deserti:
- a CDS encoding mannitol-1-phosphate 5-dehydrogenase, protein MSGTAVHFGAGNIGRGFVGLILHRAGYEVVFADVADTLIDALAHTPSYVVKAVGHEPHDETVDGYRAINSRTHEADVIAEIAAADIVTTAVGPTVLRFVAPVIAAGLHARTSEKPLTVMACENAINATDVLVAEIRKHADDWETVSAKAVFANTAVDRIVPAQAADAGLDVTVETYFEWAIEKPPFAALPAGQAPVIPDATWVDDLAPYIERKLFTVNTGHASTAYHGYVKGISKLSDALADPEVRGLVEGVLAETKALLVAKHDFPPEVQQAYLEKILTRFENPYLPDTVDRVGRQPLRKLSRHERLIGPAAELAERGQHPEFLLKTVAAALRFDVPADPESVELAEILATHGPDEAATRITGLEPGHPLYDDVVDLVTARTTG, encoded by the coding sequence ATGAGCGGCACCGCCGTCCACTTCGGGGCCGGCAACATCGGCCGCGGGTTCGTGGGGCTGATCCTGCACCGGGCCGGCTACGAGGTCGTCTTCGCCGACGTCGCCGACACCCTCATCGACGCGCTGGCGCACACGCCGAGCTACGTGGTCAAGGCGGTCGGGCACGAGCCGCACGACGAGACCGTCGACGGCTACCGCGCGATCAACAGCCGTACCCACGAGGCGGACGTCATCGCCGAGATCGCCGCGGCCGACATCGTGACCACCGCCGTCGGCCCGACGGTGCTGCGGTTCGTGGCCCCGGTGATCGCCGCCGGCCTGCATGCCCGCACCTCGGAGAAGCCGCTCACCGTGATGGCGTGCGAGAACGCCATCAACGCCACCGACGTGCTGGTCGCCGAGATCCGCAAGCACGCCGACGACTGGGAGACGGTGTCGGCCAAGGCCGTCTTCGCCAACACCGCGGTCGACCGGATCGTGCCGGCGCAGGCGGCCGACGCCGGTCTGGACGTCACGGTCGAGACCTACTTCGAGTGGGCGATCGAGAAGCCGCCGTTCGCAGCACTTCCCGCGGGTCAGGCGCCGGTCATCCCGGACGCCACCTGGGTCGACGACCTGGCGCCCTACATCGAACGCAAGCTGTTCACCGTCAACACCGGGCACGCCAGCACGGCCTACCACGGCTACGTCAAGGGCATCTCCAAGCTCAGCGACGCGCTCGCCGACCCGGAGGTGCGGGGCCTGGTGGAGGGGGTGCTGGCCGAGACCAAGGCGCTGCTGGTGGCCAAGCACGACTTCCCGCCGGAGGTCCAGCAGGCCTACCTCGAGAAGATCCTCACCCGCTTCGAGAACCCGTACCTGCCGGACACGGTCGACCGGGTGGGGCGGCAGCCGCTGCGCAAACTGTCGCGCCACGAGCGGCTCATCGGGCCGGCCGCCGAGCTGGCCGAGCGGGGTCAGCACCCGGAGTTCCTGTTGAAGACGGTGGCGGCGGCGCTGCGCTTCGACGTGCCGGCGGATCCGGAGAGCGTCGAGCTCGCCGAGATCCTGGCCACCCACGGTCCCGACGAGGCGGCCACCCGCATCACCGGGCTGGAACCGGGCCACCCGCTGTACGACGACGTGGTCGACCTGGTGACGGCCCGCACCACGGGCTGA
- a CDS encoding DNA-directed RNA polymerase subunit beta', with protein sequence MLDVNFFDELRIGLAAAEDIRAWSHGEVKKPETINYRTLKPEKDGLFCEKIFGPTRDWECACGKYKRVRFKGIVCERCGVEVTRAKVRRERMGHIELAAPVTHIWYFKGVPSRLGYLLDLAPKDLEKIIYFAAYLITSVNEELRHNDLPTIEAEMGVERKQIENNRDADIEARAKKLETDLAELEAEGAKSDVRRKVREGGEREQRHIREAAQRQLDRLDEVLSTFKKLSVRDLIVDEVLYRELHDRFGEYFTGGMGAESLQAIIRDFDVAAEADSLRETIKSGKGQRKIRAIKRLRVVAAFQATQNSPLGMVLDAVPVIPPDLRPMVQLDGGRFATSDLNDLYRRVINRNNRLKRLLDLGAPEIIVNNEKRMLQEAVDALFDNGRRGRPVTGPGNRPLKSLSDLLKGKQGRFRQNLLGKRVDYSGRSVIVVGPQLKLHQCGLPKLMALELFKPFVMKRLVDLNHAQNIKSAKRMVERQRSQVWDVLEEVISQHPVLLNRAPTLHRLGIQAFEPMLVEGKAIQLHPLVCAAFNADFDGDQMAVHLPLSAEAQSEARVLMLSSNNILSPASGKPLAMPSLDLVTGLYYLCGWDENARGNEHGMAGEVDEARGQLRTYSSVAEATMALDAKIISVRTPIHIRLTGVVPGPEVSVESLGEGWTAGDPWVAHTTLGRVIFNELLPADYPFVNEEMPKKRQGVIVNDLAERYPMSLVAKTLDALKEAGFHWATRSGMTIAIGDVIIPPQKAEILAKFDAQADKVETAYQRGNLSHSERNEDLVRIWEQATKEIEAAIPGAYPKDNPVYTLVAAGAAGNWIQVRSLAGMKGVVANSRGEEIPRPIRSSFREGLSVLEYFINTHSARKGLADTALRTAESGYLTRRLVDVSQDVIVRDTDCGTERGAELPIAHRGAGGALVKDEFTETSVVARVLATDVVDSDGNVVVARGTDMRDEHVEAAIAAGATSVKIRSVLTCETLIGTCATCYGRSLATGNRVDVGEAVGIVAAQSIGEPGTQLTMRTFHTGGASGSSDITQGLPRVQELFEARIPKGRAPIADAAGRIRIEESDKFLKITIIPDDGSEEVEYDKLPKSQRLATTVVDGSERLLTDGDAVAVGQQLLEGNVDPHEVLRVMGPRAVQLHLVREVQEVYRSQGVSIHDKHIEVIIRQMLRRVTIIDSGSTEFLPGAVVERREFETQNRRMLAEGLEAAAGRPALMGITKASLATDSWLSAASFQETTKVLTDAAINAKSDKLVGLKENVIIGKLIPAGTGINRYRNLTVQPTEEARAAAYSLPNFDDTYYSADSFGASSGAAVPLDDFDLGRDYR encoded by the coding sequence GTGCTGGACGTCAACTTCTTCGATGAGTTGCGTATTGGCCTCGCTGCTGCCGAGGACATCCGTGCCTGGTCGCACGGTGAGGTCAAGAAGCCGGAAACGATCAACTACCGCACCCTCAAGCCGGAGAAGGACGGGCTCTTCTGCGAGAAGATCTTCGGTCCGACCCGCGACTGGGAGTGCGCCTGCGGCAAGTACAAGCGCGTCCGCTTCAAGGGCATCGTCTGCGAGCGCTGCGGCGTCGAGGTCACCCGCGCCAAGGTGCGCCGTGAGCGCATGGGCCACATCGAGCTGGCCGCGCCGGTCACCCACATCTGGTACTTCAAGGGCGTCCCGTCCCGGTTGGGCTACCTGCTCGACCTGGCCCCCAAGGACCTCGAGAAGATCATCTACTTCGCGGCCTACCTCATCACCTCGGTGAACGAGGAGCTGCGCCACAACGACCTGCCCACCATCGAGGCCGAGATGGGCGTCGAGCGCAAGCAGATCGAGAACAACCGCGACGCCGACATCGAGGCCCGCGCCAAGAAGCTCGAGACCGACCTGGCCGAGCTCGAGGCCGAGGGTGCGAAGTCCGACGTGCGCCGCAAGGTGCGCGAAGGCGGCGAGCGCGAGCAGCGCCACATCCGCGAGGCCGCCCAGCGTCAGCTGGACCGGCTCGACGAGGTGCTGTCGACCTTCAAGAAGCTCTCCGTCCGCGACCTCATCGTCGACGAGGTGCTCTACCGCGAGCTGCACGACCGCTTCGGTGAGTACTTCACCGGCGGCATGGGCGCGGAGTCGCTGCAGGCCATCATCCGCGACTTCGACGTCGCGGCCGAGGCCGATTCGCTGCGCGAGACCATCAAGTCCGGCAAGGGGCAGCGCAAGATCCGTGCGATCAAGCGCCTGCGCGTGGTGGCCGCCTTCCAGGCGACCCAGAACTCGCCGCTCGGCATGGTGCTGGACGCCGTCCCGGTCATCCCGCCGGACCTGCGCCCGATGGTGCAGCTCGACGGTGGCCGCTTCGCCACCTCCGACCTCAACGACCTGTACCGCCGCGTGATCAACCGCAACAACCGGTTGAAGCGACTGCTGGACCTCGGCGCGCCCGAGATCATCGTCAACAACGAGAAGCGGATGCTCCAGGAGGCCGTCGACGCGCTGTTCGACAACGGCCGTCGTGGTCGTCCCGTCACCGGCCCGGGCAACCGGCCGTTGAAGTCCCTGTCGGACCTGCTCAAGGGCAAGCAGGGCCGGTTCCGTCAGAACCTGCTCGGCAAGCGCGTCGACTACTCGGGCCGTTCGGTCATCGTCGTCGGCCCGCAGCTGAAGCTGCACCAGTGCGGTCTGCCCAAGCTGATGGCGCTGGAACTGTTCAAGCCGTTCGTGATGAAGCGCCTGGTCGACCTCAACCACGCGCAGAACATCAAGTCCGCCAAGCGGATGGTCGAGCGTCAGCGCTCGCAGGTGTGGGACGTCCTCGAAGAGGTCATCTCCCAGCACCCCGTGCTGCTGAACCGCGCGCCCACGCTGCACCGCCTCGGCATCCAGGCCTTCGAGCCGATGCTGGTCGAGGGCAAGGCCATCCAGCTGCACCCGCTGGTCTGTGCCGCGTTCAACGCCGACTTCGACGGTGACCAGATGGCGGTCCACCTGCCGCTGTCGGCCGAGGCGCAGTCCGAGGCCCGCGTGCTGATGCTCTCGAGCAACAACATCCTGTCGCCGGCATCGGGCAAGCCGCTCGCCATGCCGTCGCTGGACCTCGTGACCGGTCTGTACTACCTGTGCGGCTGGGACGAGAACGCGCGCGGTAACGAGCACGGCATGGCCGGTGAGGTCGACGAGGCCCGCGGCCAGCTGCGCACGTACTCGTCGGTCGCCGAGGCCACCATGGCGCTGGACGCGAAGATCATCAGCGTCCGCACCCCGATCCACATCCGGCTCACCGGTGTGGTCCCCGGTCCCGAGGTCAGCGTCGAGTCGCTGGGCGAGGGCTGGACGGCGGGCGATCCGTGGGTGGCGCACACCACCCTCGGCCGCGTCATCTTCAACGAGCTCCTGCCGGCGGACTACCCGTTCGTCAACGAGGAGATGCCGAAGAAGCGCCAGGGTGTGATCGTCAACGATCTGGCCGAGCGCTACCCGATGTCCCTGGTCGCCAAGACCCTGGACGCGCTGAAGGAAGCCGGCTTCCACTGGGCCACCCGCTCGGGGATGACCATCGCCATCGGCGACGTCATCATCCCCCCGCAGAAGGCCGAGATCCTGGCCAAGTTCGACGCCCAGGCGGACAAGGTGGAGACCGCGTACCAGCGCGGTAACCTCTCGCACTCCGAGCGCAACGAGGACCTCGTGCGCATCTGGGAGCAGGCCACCAAGGAGATCGAGGCGGCCATCCCGGGCGCCTACCCGAAGGACAACCCGGTCTACACGCTGGTCGCGGCCGGTGCCGCCGGTAACTGGATCCAGGTCCGGTCGCTGGCCGGCATGAAGGGAGTCGTGGCCAACTCGCGCGGCGAGGAGATCCCGCGTCCGATCCGGTCCTCCTTCCGTGAGGGTCTGTCGGTGCTGGAGTACTTCATCAACACCCACTCCGCCCGTAAGGGTCTGGCCGACACCGCGCTGCGTACGGCGGAGTCGGGCTACCTGACGCGTCGTCTGGTCGACGTGTCGCAGGACGTCATCGTCCGCGACACCGACTGCGGCACCGAGCGTGGCGCCGAGCTGCCGATCGCCCACCGCGGCGCCGGCGGGGCGCTGGTCAAGGACGAGTTCACCGAGACCTCCGTGGTCGCGCGTGTCCTGGCCACCGACGTCGTCGATTCCGACGGCAACGTGGTCGTGGCCCGTGGCACCGACATGCGGGACGAGCACGTGGAGGCGGCCATCGCGGCCGGCGCCACCTCGGTGAAGATCCGTTCGGTGCTGACCTGCGAGACCCTGATCGGGACCTGTGCGACCTGCTACGGCCGTTCGTTGGCCACCGGCAACCGGGTCGACGTGGGCGAGGCCGTCGGCATCGTCGCGGCCCAGTCCATCGGTGAGCCGGGTACCCAGCTGACCATGCGTACCTTCCACACCGGTGGTGCGTCGGGTTCGTCGGACATCACCCAGGGTCTGCCGCGTGTGCAGGAGCTGTTCGAGGCCCGTATCCCGAAGGGCCGTGCGCCGATCGCCGACGCCGCCGGACGGATCCGGATCGAGGAGAGCGACAAGTTCCTCAAGATCACGATCATCCCGGACGACGGAAGCGAAGAGGTCGAGTACGACAAGCTGCCCAAGTCGCAGCGGTTGGCCACCACGGTGGTCGACGGCAGCGAGCGGTTGCTCACCGACGGCGACGCGGTCGCGGTCGGCCAGCAGCTGCTGGAGGGCAACGTCGACCCGCACGAGGTGCTCCGCGTCATGGGCCCGCGTGCCGTGCAGCTCCACCTGGTCCGTGAGGTCCAGGAGGTGTACCGCTCGCAGGGCGTGTCGATCCACGACAAGCACATCGAGGTCATCATCCGGCAGATGCTGCGCCGCGTGACGATCATCGACTCCGGTTCGACGGAGTTCCTGCCCGGAGCCGTCGTCGAGCGTCGCGAGTTCGAGACCCAGAACCGGCGGATGCTCGCCGAGGGCCTCGAGGCCGCGGCCGGCCGTCCCGCGCTGATGGGCATCACGAAGGCGTCGCTCGCGACCGACTCGTGGCTGTCGGCGGCCTCCTTCCAGGAGACCACCAAGGTGCTCACCGACGCGGCCATCAACGCCAAGAGCGACAAGCTCGTGGGGTTGAAGGAGAACGTCATCATCGGAAAGCTCATCCCGGCCGGTACCGGTATCAACCGCTACCGCAACCTGACGGTGCAGCCGACCGAGGAAGCCCGTGCGGCCGCGTACTCGCTGCCGAACTTCGACGACACGTACTACTCGGCCGATTCGTTCGGGGCTTCCAGTGGTGCCGCCGTGCCGCTGGACGACTTCGACCTGGGTCGCGACTACCGGTAG
- a CDS encoding PTS mannitol transporter subunit IICB gives MTTATTSKGGTRVAVQKFGTFLSGMIMPNIAAFIAWGFITALFIEKGWTPVAKLGGWGVDPDKPLIQNDAGELVGQSYTGLVGPMIMYMLPLLIANQGGRMIYNVRGGVVGVIATMGVIVSTGQPMFLGAMIMGPLAAWVMKQVDKIWDGKIKPGFEMLVNNFSAGILGLILAVAGYFAFGPIITGLSNLFEKGVDFLVDNSLLPLASIIIEPAKVLFLNNALNHGVLTPLGVQQSEETGKSILFLLEANPGPGLGILLAYCIFGRGMARSTAPGAVIIHFFGGIHEIYFPYVLMKPILLLAAIGGGAAGILTLVVTGAGLRAPAAPGSIIAVLAQTASDSYVGVILSVLIAAGVSFLIASVILKTSKDTGEDDLAAATASMESMKGKKSSVAGALAAQGAAANVSPATAASDHIDTTTGAGNVRTRPINTIVFACDAGMGSSAMGASVLRNKIKKAGITDVSVTNVAIANLEDNIDLIVTHQDLTQRARGMAPSAEHVSVDNFMNSPKYDQVVDEVRRSRGQ, from the coding sequence ATGACCACAGCCACCACTTCGAAGGGCGGGACGAGAGTCGCCGTCCAGAAGTTCGGCACCTTCCTGTCCGGCATGATCATGCCGAACATCGCGGCGTTCATCGCCTGGGGTTTCATCACCGCGCTGTTCATCGAGAAGGGCTGGACCCCGGTCGCGAAGCTCGGCGGGTGGGGCGTCGACCCCGACAAGCCGCTCATCCAGAACGACGCCGGCGAGCTGGTCGGACAGAGTTACACGGGCCTCGTCGGCCCGATGATCATGTACATGCTCCCGCTGCTCATCGCCAACCAGGGCGGCCGGATGATCTACAACGTCCGCGGCGGTGTGGTGGGTGTGATCGCCACCATGGGCGTCATCGTCAGCACCGGCCAGCCGATGTTCCTCGGCGCGATGATCATGGGTCCGCTCGCGGCCTGGGTCATGAAGCAGGTCGACAAGATCTGGGACGGCAAGATCAAGCCCGGCTTCGAGATGCTGGTCAACAACTTCTCGGCCGGCATCCTCGGTCTCATCCTGGCGGTCGCCGGCTACTTCGCCTTCGGCCCGATCATCACCGGCCTGTCCAACCTGTTCGAGAAGGGTGTCGACTTCCTCGTCGACAACAGCCTGCTGCCGCTGGCCAGCATCATCATCGAGCCGGCCAAGGTGCTGTTCCTCAACAACGCGCTCAACCACGGCGTGCTGACGCCGCTCGGCGTGCAGCAGTCGGAGGAGACCGGCAAGTCGATCCTGTTCCTGCTCGAGGCCAACCCCGGCCCGGGCCTCGGCATCCTGCTCGCCTACTGCATCTTCGGCCGCGGCATGGCCAGGAGCACCGCCCCCGGCGCGGTCATCATCCACTTCTTCGGTGGCATCCACGAGATCTACTTCCCGTACGTGCTGATGAAGCCGATCCTGCTGCTCGCCGCCATCGGCGGTGGCGCCGCCGGCATCCTGACCCTGGTGGTGACCGGCGCCGGCCTGCGTGCCCCGGCCGCCCCCGGCTCGATCATCGCCGTCCTCGCCCAGACCGCCAGTGACTCCTACGTCGGGGTCATCCTGTCGGTGCTGATCGCGGCCGGTGTGTCGTTCCTCATCGCCTCGGTGATCCTGAAGACCAGCAAGGACACCGGCGAGGACGACCTCGCCGCGGCGACCGCCTCCATGGAGTCGATGAAGGGCAAGAAGAGCTCGGTCGCCGGCGCCCTGGCCGCCCAGGGAGCCGCGGCGAACGTCAGCCCGGCGACCGCGGCCAGCGACCACATCGACACCACGACGGGTGCGGGGAATGTCCGCACCCGGCCGATCAACACCATCGTCTTCGCCTGCGACGCCGGCATGGGTTCCAGCGCGATGGGCGCCTCGGTGCTGCGCAACAAGATCAAGAAGGCGGGCATCACCGACGTGTCGGTGACCAACGTCGCCATCGCCAACCTCGAGGACAACATCGATCTGATCGTGACCCACCAGGACCTGACGCAGCGCGCCCGGGGGATGGCCCCGAGTGCCGAGCACGTCTCGGTGGACAACTTCATGAACAGCCCGAAGTACGACCAGGTCGTCGACGAGGTCCGACGGAGTCGCGGCCAGTAG
- the rpoB gene encoding DNA-directed RNA polymerase subunit beta, whose protein sequence is MAVSSTSTPSLPTLPGAPKRVSFAKLREPLEVPNLLALQTESFDWLVGGPAWRARQEDPSLSSGLDEILAEISPIEDFSGELSLSFSDPRFDEVKATEEECRDKDMTYSAPLFVTAEFVNGETGEIKSQTVFMGDFPMMTSKGTFIINGTERVVVSQLVRSPGVYFDKTMDKLAGKEVFSVKVIPSRGAWLEFDIDKRDTIGVRIDRKRRQPVTVLLKALGWDVEKIRERFSWSPVLLGTLEKDHIAGTDEALLDIYRKLRPGEPPTRESAQALLENLFFKDKRYDLAKVGRYKLNKKLGVNQPTTTGILTEDDLVSTVEYLLRLHQGDEFWQPNGEDRAVEVDDIDHFGNRRLRTVGELIQNQIRVGLSRMERVVRERMTTQDREAITPQTLINIRPVVASIKEFFGTSQLSQFMDQTNPLAGLTHKRRLSALGPGGLSRERASLEVRDVHPSHYGRMCPIETPEGPNIGLIGSLSTFARVNPFGFIETPYRKVEDGRVTDQTEYLTADEEDRFVIAQANAKLDGEGNFTEARVLVRRRGGEVDQVRASEVQYMDVSPRQVVSVATAMIPFLEHDEANRALMGANMQRQSVPLLRSEAPLVGTGMELRAAVDAGDVIVCEKAGVVEEVTADYVSVMADDGQHRTYRLHKFRRSNQGTSFNQKPIVEEGARVEVGQVLADGPCTDMGEMALGKNLLVAFMPWEGHNFEDAIILSQRIVQDDVLTSIHIEEHEIDARDTKLGPEEITRDIPNVSEEVLADLDERGIIRIGAEVQDGDVLVGKVTPKGETELTPEERLLRAIFGEKAREVRDTSLKVPHGETGKVIGIRVFSRDDDAAELPPGVNELVRVYVAQKRKIQDGDKLAGRHGNKGVIGKILPVEDMPFLEDGTPVDIVLNPHGVPRRMNVGQILETHLGWAAAQGWEIAGDPGWAADLSDEIKTAEPWTRTASPVFDGATEDEIAGLLDSTTPTRDGERLVKTDGKATLIDGRSGEPFPYPVSVGYMYIIKLLHLVDDKIHARSTGPYSMITQQPLGGKAQFGGQRFGEMECWAMQAYGAAYTLQELLTIKSDDIVGRVKVYEAIVKGENIPEPGIPESFKVLLKELQALCLNVEVLSSDGSTIEMRDSDDDDLERAAANLGINLSRNESASVDEIIN, encoded by the coding sequence TTGGCAGTCAGCAGCACGTCCACCCCCTCCCTGCCCACACTTCCCGGCGCTCCGAAGCGAGTCTCCTTCGCCAAGCTGCGTGAGCCGCTGGAAGTACCCAACCTGCTCGCCCTGCAGACGGAATCGTTCGACTGGCTCGTCGGCGGACCGGCGTGGCGCGCACGGCAGGAAGACCCCTCCCTGTCCAGCGGTCTCGACGAGATCCTGGCCGAGATCTCGCCGATCGAGGATTTCTCCGGCGAGCTCAGCCTGTCGTTCTCCGACCCGCGCTTCGACGAGGTCAAGGCGACCGAGGAGGAGTGCCGGGACAAGGACATGACCTACTCGGCGCCGCTGTTCGTCACCGCCGAGTTCGTCAACGGCGAGACCGGTGAGATCAAGTCCCAGACCGTCTTCATGGGTGACTTCCCGATGATGACGAGCAAGGGCACCTTCATCATCAACGGCACCGAGCGTGTCGTGGTGTCGCAGCTGGTCCGGTCCCCGGGCGTGTACTTCGACAAGACGATGGACAAGCTCGCCGGCAAGGAGGTGTTCTCGGTCAAGGTCATCCCGTCCCGGGGCGCCTGGCTCGAGTTCGACATCGACAAGCGCGACACCATCGGCGTCCGCATCGACCGCAAGCGCCGCCAGCCGGTCACCGTGCTGTTGAAGGCGCTCGGTTGGGACGTCGAGAAGATCCGTGAGCGCTTCAGCTGGTCGCCCGTGCTGCTGGGCACCCTGGAGAAGGACCACATCGCCGGCACCGACGAGGCGCTGCTGGACATCTACCGCAAGCTGCGTCCGGGAGAGCCGCCGACGCGTGAGTCCGCGCAGGCCCTGCTGGAGAACCTGTTCTTCAAGGACAAGCGCTACGACCTGGCCAAGGTGGGCCGGTACAAGCTGAACAAGAAGCTGGGCGTGAACCAGCCGACGACCACGGGCATCCTCACCGAGGACGACCTGGTCTCCACCGTCGAGTACCTGCTGCGTCTGCACCAGGGCGACGAGTTCTGGCAGCCGAACGGTGAGGACCGCGCGGTCGAGGTCGACGACATCGACCACTTCGGCAACCGCCGCCTGCGCACCGTCGGCGAGCTCATCCAGAACCAGATCCGCGTGGGCCTGTCCCGCATGGAGCGCGTCGTCCGCGAGCGGATGACCACCCAGGACCGCGAGGCGATCACCCCGCAGACCCTGATCAACATCCGGCCCGTCGTCGCCTCCATCAAGGAGTTCTTCGGCACCAGCCAGCTGTCGCAGTTCATGGACCAGACCAACCCGCTCGCCGGTCTGACCCACAAGCGCCGGCTGTCCGCGCTCGGCCCCGGTGGTCTGTCCCGTGAGCGGGCCAGCCTCGAGGTCCGTGACGTGCACCCGTCCCACTACGGCCGCATGTGCCCGATCGAGACCCCCGAGGGCCCGAACATCGGCCTGATCGGCTCGCTGTCGACGTTCGCGCGGGTCAACCCGTTCGGCTTCATCGAGACCCCGTACCGCAAGGTCGAGGACGGCCGCGTCACCGATCAGACCGAGTACCTGACCGCCGACGAGGAGGACCGCTTCGTCATCGCGCAGGCCAACGCCAAGCTCGACGGCGAGGGCAACTTCACCGAGGCCCGCGTGCTGGTCCGTCGCCGTGGCGGCGAGGTCGACCAGGTCCGCGCGTCCGAGGTGCAGTACATGGACGTCTCGCCGCGCCAGGTGGTGTCCGTCGCGACCGCGATGATCCCGTTCCTGGAGCACGACGAGGCCAACCGTGCGCTCATGGGCGCCAACATGCAGCGCCAGTCCGTGCCGCTGCTGCGCTCGGAGGCCCCGCTGGTCGGTACCGGCATGGAGCTGCGTGCCGCGGTCGACGCCGGTGACGTGATCGTCTGCGAGAAGGCCGGTGTGGTCGAGGAGGTCACCGCCGACTACGTGTCCGTGATGGCCGACGACGGGCAGCACCGGACGTACCGCCTGCACAAGTTCCGCCGCTCCAACCAGGGGACCAGCTTCAACCAGAAGCCGATCGTCGAGGAGGGCGCGCGCGTCGAGGTCGGACAGGTGCTGGCCGACGGCCCCTGCACCGACATGGGTGAGATGGCTCTCGGGAAGAACCTGCTCGTGGCGTTCATGCCGTGGGAAGGCCACAACTTCGAGGACGCGATCATCCTGAGCCAGCGCATCGTCCAGGACGACGTGCTGACCTCGATCCACATCGAAGAGCACGAGATCGACGCCCGCGACACCAAGCTGGGCCCCGAGGAGATCACCCGGGACATCCCGAACGTCTCCGAGGAGGTCCTCGCCGACCTCGACGAGCGCGGCATCATCCGCATCGGTGCCGAGGTCCAGGACGGCGACGTCCTGGTCGGCAAGGTCACGCCCAAGGGCGAGACCGAGCTGACCCCGGAGGAGCGCCTGCTCCGCGCGATCTTCGGTGAGAAGGCGCGCGAGGTCCGCGACACCTCGCTGAAGGTGCCCCACGGCGAGACCGGCAAGGTCATCGGCATCCGGGTCTTCAGCCGGGACGACGACGCCGCCGAGCTGCCGCCGGGGGTCAACGAGCTGGTCCGCGTCTACGTGGCCCAGAAGCGCAAGATCCAGGACGGCGACAAGCTCGCCGGCCGTCACGGCAACAAGGGCGTCATCGGCAAGATCCTGCCGGTCGAGGACATGCCGTTCCTCGAGGACGGCACCCCGGTCGACATCGTGCTCAACCCGCACGGTGTGCCGCGACGGATGAACGTGGGTCAGATCCTTGAGACCCACCTCGGCTGGGCCGCGGCCCAGGGCTGGGAGATCGCCGGTGACCCGGGCTGGGCCGCCGACCTCTCCGACGAGATCAAGACCGCCGAGCCGTGGACGCGCACCGCGTCGCCGGTGTTCGACGGGGCCACCGAGGACGAGATCGCGGGTCTGCTCGACTCGACGACCCCGACCCGCGACGGTGAGCGCCTGGTCAAGACAGACGGCAAGGCCACCCTGATCGACGGCCGCTCCGGGGAGCCGTTCCCGTACCCGGTGTCGGTCGGCTACATGTACATCATCAAGCTCCTCCACCTGGTGGACGACAAGATCCACGCCCGCTCCACCGGCCCGTACTCGATGATCACGCAGCAGCCGCTGGGTGGTAAGGCGCAGTTCGGTGGTCAGCGGTTCGGTGAGATGGAGTGCTGGGCCATGCAGGCCTACGGCGCCGCCTACACCCTGCAGGAACTGCTCACCATCAAGAGCGATGACATCGTCGGCCGCGTCAAGGTCTACGAAGCCATCGTGAAGGGCGAGAACATCCCTGAGCCGGGGATCCCCGAGTCGTTCAAGGTGCTCCTCAAGGAGCTCCAGGCCCTGTGCCTGAACGTCGAGGTGCTCTCCAGCGATGGCTCGACCATCGAGATGCGTGACTCCGACGACGACGACCTCGAGCGGGCTGCGGCCAACCTCGGGATCAACCTGTCGCGCAACGAGTCCGCGTCCGTGGACGAGATCATCAACTGA
- a CDS encoding PTS sugar transporter subunit IIA encodes MTEILTLSQVKVPGTATTQEEAIREAGQILVDAGAVTPAYIDAMFEREKSVSTFMGNSLAIPHGTNEAKDAILESALSVVRYDPPIDWGGKGQARFVVGIAGKDGGHLEILSKIAIIFSDEDEVNELIAAGSAEEVFAKLNAVNEA; translated from the coding sequence ATGACCGAGATTCTGACGCTGTCGCAGGTGAAGGTGCCGGGCACGGCCACCACCCAGGAGGAGGCGATCCGCGAGGCGGGCCAGATCCTGGTCGACGCCGGCGCCGTCACCCCGGCCTACATCGACGCGATGTTCGAGCGGGAGAAGTCCGTCTCGACGTTCATGGGCAACTCGCTCGCGATCCCGCACGGCACCAACGAGGCCAAGGACGCCATCCTCGAGTCGGCGCTGTCGGTGGTGCGCTACGACCCGCCGATCGACTGGGGCGGCAAGGGGCAGGCCCGCTTCGTCGTCGGCATCGCCGGCAAGGACGGCGGCCACCTGGAGATCCTGTCCAAGATCGCCATCATCTTCTCCGACGAGGACGAGGTGAACGAGCTGATCGCCGCCGGCTCGGCCGAGGAGGTCTTCGCCAAGCTCAACGCGGTGAACGAGGCATGA